The Primulina eburnea isolate SZY01 chromosome 12, ASM2296580v1, whole genome shotgun sequence genome includes the window TGTTATATCTACGTACCCTTAGCCTCACCAGTGCCATACACAGTAATCTCTTGCCTTTGGTCGTAAGGGTGAAGCAAATAATTAACGAAGTATGCACCAAAGCAATTTGCAGACACGTATGTGTAAGGTATGTTTGCTTCTTCTATGGCCCTCCGAACTTTCTTCTTCTTGTCGAGAAACGCTTGAAACGGTGGCAACACGCTGATCCTATCTTCTTCGCACCCAAAATCCGATGGTAGAAATCTCTAAGAATTATAGCTAAAAAGTTGAGACTACAAGAAATATCAAGAACCAGTTGACAagacttcaaatattttaaaagttcCCATACAATACATGATACACAGTAATAACTCGAACTTTTTATCATATTAGTTTCATGATAACGTAAACAAGAATCTTGGCTATGCATGCTACTTTTGACTGTTCATATCAGTTTTGAAAATGAAGAAATATTTTCTCTGAGTACCTTGATATTACCAGCGACTTTGATAGCCTCAACTATATTAATCTGGTCAAGGACTTGAGGATAAGCTAGCGCAGAAATCACCACGTCAACTTCCCCAAGCGCCGAGACAAGCTTCTCATGATCGTCAAGTTGTCCCTAAAAAACATGCCAACATCGCCATCGGATCATTAGTATATATCACGGCCGCCAACAGCTAGAGATTTGATAAAATAAAGTGATCAGAAAACAAAAGATTGTATAGATGCATGTATACTTTCACTATGATAGCTCCTAAGGATTGAAACTCATTGAGCACTTCAGCATGGTCGGAATGAGGCCTAGAGTAAACGTAAGTGGGATGTCCCAATTTTATGCTTGCCCTCACCATGTGGCTACCGATGTATCCACTCCCTCCGAAGACGAGTATTTTGCTCTTATTTTCCTCCATTTTCAAGTACTCTTGCGAGTGCTTTGTATGTTATGATCTAAATTAAGTTAATGCAGAGCACAATATATATTTAGAGTGTGAGCTTGTTTGTCATAGGATGTATTGAGTCTCAGACAACATGCATGGGGCTCCACCATCCAGCTACCATTATTTCTTAAAAACATTTCATCTTTTAACAAGGATGGACAAATCTTCCAAACTCAAATTGGAGCAAAATAACATTGGTTAACAATCCTTAACAGACTGAAGATAGATtgaaattttcataaaaaattataaacaaaaatcaaatattttctgtaaaaaaattaaatttaatatatatttaaaaaaatcaattgcataattaattgacattataaataaaataagacaaaaacttgtgtgagacggtctcacgggtcatatttgtgagacggatctcttatttgggtcatccatgaaaaaatattactttttatgctaagagtattactttatattgtgaatatgggtagcgttgactcgtctcacagattaagatccgtgagacagtctcacatgagagcCACTCATAAAATAAAACCCTTGACATTCACAAGAATCAGAAAATAGTCAACGATTTTATCATTGAACAAAGGACTTTAGTAAGTCAAGAATCAAGATCACCGATTACTGATCTAAATTGGATAGAAAAAAATTATAGCCTCTCTTATTTAAGAGaggaaaaaaaaagt containing:
- the LOC140807729 gene encoding eugenol synthase 1-like isoform X1 codes for the protein MEENKSKILVFGGSGYIGSHMVRASIKLGHPTYVYSRPHSDHAEVLNEFQSLGAIIVKGQLDDHEKLVSALGEVDVVISALAYPQVLDQINIVEAIKVAGNIKRFLPSDFGCEEDRISVLPPFQAFLDKKKKVRRAIEEANIPYTYVSANCFGAYFVNYLLHPYDQRQEITVYGTGEAKAVLNYEKDIGIYTIKVATDPKACNRVVIFRPKTNIISQLELISLWEKKTGRSFSKIHVPEQEIVTLSNTLLDPFNIQVSIIHSVFVKGVTMNFEIGEEDIEASVAYPDLKFTTIEELLDIFLHDPPKPASAAFE
- the LOC140807729 gene encoding eugenol synthase 1-like isoform X2; protein product: MEENKSKILVFGGSGYIGSHMGQLDDHEKLVSALGEVDVVISALAYPQVLDQINIVEAIKVAGNIKRFLPSDFGCEEDRISVLPPFQAFLDKKKKVRRAIEEANIPYTYVSANCFGAYFVNYLLHPYDQRQEITVYGTGEAKAVLNYEKDIGIYTIKVATDPKACNRVVIFRPKTNIISQLELISLWEKKTGRSFSKIHVPEQEIVTLSNTLLDPFNIQVSIIHSVFVKGVTMNFEIGEEDIEASVAYPDLKFTTIEELLDIFLHDPPKPASAAFE